Below is a window of Vibrio gazogenes DNA.
CATACAAGAAACACCGGATTCATCGGCCAATTAAAGACTTATAATTCGGGATCAACATGTATGTCCCGACAAACTGAACGGCAGGTTTATCACCACTTTTGATGGTCACATTGACGATGATCCGAGCTTTACGCCCAGATTCAAGACGATCCAGATCACCACTAATATCATCTAATGAGGTCACTGCAAGCGGGTTATCACAAATGGGCAGCCGATAACGAATGTGACTATCGGCCATCACAATATCTCCATAAAGATTGCGTTCCCGCATGAGTAACCATGCCATTCCCCACCCTGTCAATGTCGCCAAGGTGAAAGCGGAACCGGCAAACATTGTGTTATGCGGATTGATATTGGGATTCATCGGGGCGTAACACTCGAACTGATAACCAGTGTACTGATTAATCTTGATCCCCATTTTTTCACTGATCGGGATCTGGTTTTCCCAACGTTCCTGCAACTCTGAACACCACTGCGGCTTACGCTGAACATTCGCCATCGGATCCAGTGTTTTCACCATCTGTTGATGCCGGACAGGCCCGCGTTCATCACTCAGTTCACCGCGACGCTCAAACCCGTTTTTCTCATAAAAAGCAATGGCATCTTCTCTGGCATTACATACCAAGCGTTTCGCGCCTTCTTGACGGGCAAGCGATTCTAACGTCACCAAGAGCAGTGACCCCATTCCTCGACTCCGGCGATTGGCTTTTACCGCCATATAACGAATCTGTCCTTCACAATCAGGGGTAATGTACAATCGGCCGACTGCCATAGGGCGCCCCCGACTATCAACAATCATCCGATGATGACTCATTGGATCATATTCGTCCCGTTCTGATCCCAACGGTAAATGCCATGGTTCACGTAGCATTTGCCAGCGAAATAAATAGTATTTACTCAGCTGGTTCTCCGTCTGAGGACTAATAATCTTAAACATGAACTGTCCCTATCTTATTGATTAAACCTGTAACCAGAAGGTCACCGGCCCATCATTGACCAACGCCACTTTCATATCCGCGGCAAAGCGTCCTCTCTCCGTAGGAAGAACGCTTGTACATTGCTCAGCGAAATAATCGTACAAACGCTCAGCATCGGCTGGTGCCGCACCACGAGAAAACCCAGCGCGTGTTCCCTTTTTCGTATCTGCCGGTAATGTAAATTGTGAAACCACTAAAACTTTGCCCCCGATTTGTTGAACATTGAGATTCATTTTCCCCTGTTCATCTTCAAATACCCGGTAGGTCGTCACCCGTTCAACCAGACGTTTAGCCTTAGCTTCATCATCATCTTTTTCAACGCCCAGCAATACCAACAATCCTTGCCCAATATTTCCCACAACCGAGCCATCCACAGTGACGGATGCTTCACTTACTCTCTGAATCAGTGCGATCACAATGTCTTCCTTTTTCTCCACCATTATCAGCCGATTGTTCGGATTTTAGCATATCTGCTTGCCAAGATTCATATTCACCCAGCGCGGCTGTTACTTCCGCGCCCAATAAGACAATCAACCAAGAAAAATATACCCAGATAAAGAGAATCGGAATCGCGGCTAATGCCCCGTATATGAGCTGATAAGATGGAAAGTGTGTAATATAGGCAGCAAACCCCGCTTTACTGATTTCAAACAGTAACGCGGCAACCAGCGCCCCTGACAGAGCATGACCCAACTTCACTTTTTTATTCGGAACAAGGACGTACAACCCGGTAAATGCAGCAAACGAGAGTAAGAATGGCAGCCTTCTGAGTACCCACTGAGAAAATCCATGAAAGGTTTCATTGGAAACCAAGTTCAATGACGTAATGTAGGATGTCACAGCAAGACTCGCCCCAACCAGAAGCGGGCCTAACGTTAAAACCATCCAATACATTGAAAAAGAGAAAACCCAGCGACGCTTCTGATCAACCCGCCAGATGTAATTCAACATTTTATCAATATTAGAAATCAACGTTAGTGCAACGACAAATAGGAATAATCCCCCCAACGCTGTCATTTTGCTCGTATTCGATACAAAATCATGCAACGCCTGATTGACAGCTTCACCAGCAGCCGGCAAGAAATGAGTAATAACAAACGTTTGAATGACTTCCCCGGCATCATTAAAAGCAGAGAACGCAGATAAGACTGAGAGTAAAACCGCCACCATCGGAACGAAGGACAACAACGAGATATATGCCAGATATCCCGCATTGACCTGAATACGATCATGAATCACCCGACGCCATAAATATCGGGAAAAAACAACGCCAGTATCGATGATTTGTTTTGTATTCAACACAGAGACCTCATCAGCACGCGTAGTTTTATAGATAACAACATTGTTGTTTTAAAGATGATATATGAGTCAAAGGCATAATTTTATCCCTTTCTTATATCAATTGAGCAAGAATATGCATTTAGATTAGCAGGATATTCACTGAGTGACTATCTCATCGCACTGATAAAAAAGGCGGAAACAATGTTCCGCCTTTATTACATCATCAGTCTGTCTATAAAGACTTACTTTCCACCGCGATACGCTCTTTTACGATCATTTTCAGTAAGATGTCTCTTACGAATTCGGATGCTCGCAGGCGTCACTTCAACCAGCTCATCATCATCGATAAATTCTATCGCTTGCTCTAGTGTGAATTTAATCGCAGGAGATAGAACCTGCGCTTCATCAGTACCAGAAGCACGAACGTTGGTCAGTTGCTTACCTTTCAAACAGTTTACAGTTAAATCATTCGAACGGTTATGAATACCAATAATTTGCCCTTCATAAACTTCATCAGCGTGTTCAGCGAATAGACGTCCACGTTCCTGCAAGTTAAACAATGCGTAAGTAAGCGCTTTACCCGTCGCATTAGAGATCAACACGCCATTGTTACGTTGACCAATAGTGCCACCTTTGTGTGGACCATAATGATCAAAAGTATGGTAAAGCAGACCTGAACCGGAAGTCAGCGTCATAAACTCTGTTTGGAAACCGATTAAGCCACGAGAAGGCATCGCAAAGTCCATCCGAACACGACCTTTGCCGTCCGGAGACATATCTTTCAATTCACCTTTACGCATGCCAATATTTTCCATGATGCCACCTTGATGCTCTTCCATCACATCAATAGTCACCACTTCAAAAGGTTCAAGTAACTGGCCATTCTCTTCTTTCAGAATAACTTCAGGACGAGAAACCGCGAGTTCAAAGCCTTCACGACGCATATTTTCGATCAAAATCGATAGATGCAATTCACCACGACCGGACACTCTGAATTTGTCTGGATCGTCAGTTTGTTCAACGCGTAGTGCCACATTATGAACCAACTCTTTTTCCAGACGCTCCAAAATATTACGAGATGTAACATATTTCCCTTCTTTACCGGCAAACGGTGAAGTATTCACTTGGAAAGTCATCGTGACTGTCGGCTCATCAACCGAAAGTGCCGGCAATGCTTCCACGTTATTTACATCACAAATCGTGTCTGAAATTTTCAGCTCACCCAAACCAGTAATCGCAACGATGTCACCAGCAGTCGCCCGCTCAACTTCGTGTCGCTCAAGCCCTAGATACCCCAGAACCGTCCCGACTTTACCGTTTCTCTTCTTACCATCTGCACCAATAACACTCACTTGCTGGTTCGCTTTGACAGTTCCGCGAGAGACTCGGCCAACACCGATAACACCAACATAAGAGCTATAATCCAGCTGGGAAATTTGCATCTGCAACGCCCCATCAAGATCAACATTCGGAGAATCGACATTATCAACAATGGTTTGGAAAAGGGGTTCCATATTTTCGCCCGTTTCGCCTTCTTCTAGCGAAGCCCAACCATTCAGTGCCGATGCGTAAACCACTTGGAAGTCCAACTGCTCATCCGATGCACCTAGATTATCAAACAGGTCAAATACTTGATCCATTACCCAATCAGGGCGAGCGCCCGGTCGGTCAATCTTGTTGATAACCACAATCGGTTTCAAACCATGTGCAAAGGCTTTTTGAGTAACGAAACGAGTTTGTGGCATTGGGCCATCAACGGCATCAACAATAAGCAGAACAGAGTCAACCATAGACATAATACGTTCAACTTCACCACCGAAATCCGCGTGTCCGGGGGTGTCAACGATATTGATATGGTAATCGTGCCAGTTAATCGCTGTATTCTTAGCTAGGATTGTAATTCCACGCTCTTTCTCAATATCATTCGAGTCCATGACTCGTTCTTCAACTTCACCGCGAGACTGTAAAGTTCCGGATTGTTGTAATAGCTTATCAACCAAGGTCGTTTTACCGTGGTCAACGTGCGCAATGATCGCAATATTTCTTAGTTTATCAATCTGTGGTGTTGTCATGGATTCATCATCATTGTAAAAGTTCAATTCCCGTTCTTTGATGTAGCTGGATTTCGGGATAAAAAAAACGCTCAATAATGTACCAGATTTTGAAGAAATGCCCAGAAATATGTGATCTAAAACAGGCTTATTTCTTCTATTCGTACATTAAGTCACTCTTCTAGAGTTTAGTCTTTGGAATCCATCACGTTCAAAAATAGTGGTGATCACAACTTTTCACGACCAGAAAGCAGAAAAAACCATCAAATGCAGTTTGACAAATTGCCTATTCATAGGGCTGAATAGAGAGGCGGTTGACAACTATTGGTGCAACTGAAATCCAAACGCACCATATTAGTGCAATGCGCAAATCATTTTAGTGCAATGATTGATAACTGAAAGCTCATTATCTTATTAATGCATTGAATTAAAAGGATTTTTAATCATGGCACGATTTTGGCTAGTAAAGTTTTAGCTTTAGTTAACGTGATAAACACAAAGTTAATTGATGCTTAAACCAAGTCGAGCTTTTACCGATTTTTTAACACTGGAGGTTGTCCAAGATGTCAGTAGAAAATGTTCTATCGCTGATCCAAGAAAACGAAGTTAAGTTTGTTGATTTACGCTTTACAGATACAAAGGGTAAAGAGCAACACGTTTCTATTCCTGCTCACCAAATCGATGCTGACTTCTTCGAAGAAGGTAAAATGTTTGATGGTTCATCTATTGCCGGCTGGAAAGGAATTAACGAATCTGACATGGTCCTGATGCCAGATGCCTCAACTGCTGTTTTAGACCCATTTACAGAAGACTCCACATTAAATATCCGTTGTGACATTTTAGAGCCGGCAACCATGCAAGGCTACGACCGTGACCCACGTTCGATTGCACAACGCGCTGAAGAATACATGCGCTCTACAGGTATTGCGGACACCGTGCTATTCGGTCCTGAACCAGAATTCTTCCTGTTTGACGATGTAAAATACTCAACTAGCATGTCCGGTTCTTTCTACAAAATCGATGACATAGAAGCTGCATGGAACACGGGTTCAGAAATCGAAGGTGGAAACAAAGGTCACCGTCCGGGTATTAAAGGGGGTTACTTCCCTGTTGCTCCAGTTGACTCATCTCAGGATATCCGTAGTGCTATGTGTCTGATCATGGAAGAGATGGGACTGGTTGTTGAAGCACACCACCACGAAGTCGCAACCGCCGGTCAGAACGAAATCGCTTGTCGTTTCAACACCATGACACAGAAAGCAGATGAGATCCAAATCTATAAGTATGTTGTTCATAACGTTGCTCATGCATTTGGTAAGACTGCGACTTTCATGCCGAAACCGCTTGTCGGCGACAACGGTTCTGGTATGCACTGTCACCAATCTCTGGCAAAAGATGGTGTTAACCTATTTGCTGGTGATAAGTACGGCGGTTTGTCTGAAACAGCCTTGTTCTACATCGGTGGTATCATCAAACATGCTCGTGCAATCAACGCATTCGCGAATGCTTCAACAAACTCATACAAACGTTTGGTTCCAGGATTCGAAGCGCCAGTTATGCTTGCTTACTCTGCTCGTAACCGCAGTGCATCGATCCGTATTCCTGTTGTGCCAAGCCCTAAGGGACGTCGTATCGAAGTTCGATTCCCAGACCCAACAGCGAACCCATATCTGGCTTTTGCTGCGATGCTGATGGCTGGTCTAGACGGAATTAAGAACAAGATTCACCCTGGAGATTCAGCAGATAAAGACCTGTATGATCTGCCTGCAGAAGAAGCCGCACAAATCCCAACTGTTGCAGAGTCTTTCCAACAAGCATTGGAAGCTTTGGATGCGGATCGTGAATTCTTGACTGCGGGTGGTGTGTTCTCTGATGATTTCATCGATTCTTACATTACTCTGAAATCAGATGATGTAACTCGTATCAATATGACAACTCACCCACTTGAATTCGACATGTACTACTCTGTATAAGTTCACAATTCATATCTATATTATTAGGCCCGCCTCTGGCGGGCTTTTTTACACCAAGTGAAGATTACTTATTGAAATATCATCATAAATCTTTTCGCAAACCTCACAAACAAAGAGCATATCAGGCAAGATAATTGCATTCATATCTAATGTAATAAACCATGGCTACAGTTGTCGTGAAATTGGACCAAAGTGCTGTTGAACTGACTGATTTCAAAGAAGAGAGACTTGTATTTATCCCTTAGTTAGCCATACTCATTCTATTAACGCACCATTTGTGTGCAATGCGTCATTTTGGAACATGGTGACCACTCATGAGTAGTGAACTTAGTACAACAATATTGAACAATATTGTGACATCCACACTGATACTGGATGAGTCTTTATGTGTCCGCTATGCGAATCCTTCAGCAGAGCAGCTATTCTCACAAAGTGCCAAGCGGATTATTAATCAACCCTTATCCAACCTAATTCAACATGCATCTCTTGATCTCGCGCTCCTCTCACAACCATTGCAGAGCGGCCAAAGTATTACCGACAGTGACGTAACATTTGTAGTCGATGGTAAACCCCTGATGCTAGAGGTCACGGTTAGCCCGTTAACTTGGCAAAAAAAATTAATGTTGTTAGTTGAGATGAGGAAAATCGGTCAACAACGTCGTTTGAGTCAGGAATTAAACCAACATGCCCAACAACAGGCCGCAAAGTTACTCGTACGAGGATTGGCCCATGAGATTAAGAATCCACTGGGGGGATTACGAGGGGCTGCGCAATTATTAGAAAGGATGCTCCCAAATCAGAGTCTGACAGAATACACACAAATTATTATTGAACAGGCTGACCGACTTCGATCTTTGGTTGATCGGCTCCTTGGGCCTCAAAAACCAGGGAAAAAACAGTCTGAAAATTTGCACTTAATTCTAGAGAAAGTCCGTCAATTGATCGAACTCGATGCCCGTTCTCATCTTGTGATTGAACGCGATTATGACCCAAGTTTGCCCAATATCATAATGGATATGGATCAAATTGAGCAGGCACTACTGAATATTGTCAGTAATGCTGCACAAATTTTGTCATCACAACAACATGGAAAAATTACGCTTCGCACCAGAACAGTGCATCAAGCGAATATACATGGACAACGACACAAACTTGCGGCCCGAATTGAAATTATCGATAACGGACCGGGGATTCCAAACGAGTTGCAAGATACGCTTTTCTATCCAATGGTCAGCGGAAGAGAAGGGGGTAGCGGGCTGGGATTATCGATTTCTCAAAATTTAATTGATCAACATAATGGCAAGATCGAGGTTGAAAGCTGGCCGGGACGGACCATTTTTACCATCTATCTACCGATAAATTAATGATGATCCGTTCAATGATAGAACCAATGAACGAACCATTAACGGAACAAAAATTTTAACGCTTAGCGAACGTTAGTGACAGATGCTGTTTAAGGAATACTGATTATGAGTAAAGGATACGTATGGGTTGTCGATGACGATAGCTCTATTCGATGGGTGATGGAAAAAACCCTGTCTTCAGCCAACATTAAATGTGAAACTTTCTCCGATGCAGAGAGTGTTCTGATGGCTCTGGAAAGAGAATCTCCTGACGTATTAGTATCCGACATACGCATGCCTGGTATTGATGGTATCGAGCTATTACATCAAGTCCACTCTCGTTCACCAGAGCTCCCTGTAATCATTATGACGGCTCATTCTGATCTAGATGCCGCAGTAAACGCCTATCAAAAAGGCGCCTTTGAATACCTCCCCAAGCCTTTTGATGTTGATGAAACACTCACACTAGTTGAACGCGCCATTGCTCATGGTCAAGAGCAGCGAAAAGATCAGTCGGGTCATCTGATACATACAGATAATACCCCAGAGATTCTTGGAGAGGCACCGGCTATGCAAGAAGTCTTCAGGGCCATTGGACGTCTTTCACGTTCTTCAATTTCCGTATTAATCAATGGTGAATCAGGAACAGGGAAAGAGCTGGTCGCCCATGCTTTACATCGGCATAGTCCACGCGTGCAAAAGCCGTTTATTGCCTTAAATATGGCTGCCATTCCGAAAGACTTGATTGAGTCAGAGTTATTCGGGCATGAAAAGGGAGCATTTACCGGTGCAAACAATGTCAGACAAGGTCGATTTGAACAAGCGAATGGCGGAACGCTATTTCTAGATGAGATAGGTGACATGCCGCTCGATATTCAAACTCGATTGCTGCGCGTGCTGGCTGATGGGCAGTTTTATCGTGTTGGTGGGCATTCAGCAATCAAAGTAGATGTTCGAATCGTTGCTGCAACGCATCAGAACCTTGAGAAACTTGTCCATCAAGGTAAGTTCCGAGAAGATCTGTTTCACCGCTTAAACGTCATCAGAATTCAAATTCCTGCACTCAGAGAGCGTCGTCAGGACATCGAAAAGCTGGCTAAACATTTCTTAGCACTTGCGGCCAAGGAGCTCGGTGTTGAAATGAAAACACTGCATCCAAAATCATTGGAGATTCTCAATCGTCTTGATTGGCCGGGTAATGTACGGCAGTTAGAAAACATGTGTCGTTGGCTAACGGTCATGGCAAGTGGTACAGAAGTCCTTCCTAATGACTTACCCTCAGAACTGTTATCAGAAAAGAAAAATGTTGAATTCGATAATGATTCCAGCTGGCAGAAACAATTAGACGCGTGGGCAAGAACGGCACTGTCTGCCGGTGAAACGGATCTCTTATCCTATGCTTTACCTGAATTTGAGCGAATCCTTTTAGAAGCGGCATTAAACCATACCAATGGACATAAACAAGATGCAGCAAAAGTGTTAGGGTGGGGGCGAAATACATTGACTCGAAAATTAAAGGAACTCTACTAAACCTCACCTATTCTTGTTGAAAATAAAAAGTCTGCTTCAGTGGCTATATTGCTATTTCTCTATCCAATAGCAATATAGCCACTGTTTACCACAACTCAACGATGAGTCATATATTGCAAAAAGCGGTTTAGGACATCACTATATGCTTAAACGAAAGTACTGATTCGCTTATGTTGTAAGTTGTAAACAAGGCTATAACGGACAAAAGGGAGTTGGTGAAGTAGCTTTCTCTTCACGGATAAGCGGACGGGACTCGAACCCGCGATTGCCTCACGGCAGCGTGACAGGCCGCTGTTTTTAAAAAGAAAGGCTAACCCACTGAACGACCGCGCAACTCGGACTGTCGATGAAACGTAATACCAATCGCACTAATTAATTGGTCAACATGGTCCAATCTCTAAAGCAGAGTGAAATGACTCTGCTTTTGTCTGCACAAAAACGATTCCAAGCACTACACAGCTTGTCGACAATATCGTCATAACATTCAAAACACCTATTGGCTATTTCGTTCTGACGTAACCAACTCCATACCTGCTCTATTGGATTCAGTTCCGGTGAATAGGACGGTATATGAATGATAGTCACGTTCTTGAATGAATCGGCAAGATAACTTTGATGCCAACTGGCTTGATCCATGATGACGACAGCATGTTTGTCCGTGGGTGTTGATTGAGAAATGAGCCTGAGTTGCTCTTTCATTGCTTCCATGTTGCTCATCGGCACAACAATAGCTTCAGTTTCTCCGGTATTAACGCACACCGCTCCAAAGAGGTACGCATACTCAAATTGCTGTTGTTGTACCGCTCTGGGGCGAGTCCCTTTTTCTGCCCATATTCGGGTGGTTGTGTTGCGCTGGCCAAATCTGGCTTCATCTTGAAACCAGATTTGAACATCTTTTAAAGCCACATGTCCTGGGATCTTAAGGATCGTTTCGATTTGGAATTTTTTTAAAAGCTTCTTGCGCTTCTACAGATTGCTTTGGGTGCTTTGAACGCGTTGTTATCCAAACTAAATCAAGCTTTCTCAATATTTTATAGATACCTGATAAGCTGTACGATAGGCCAAATTCCTCATGTATGAATTCAATAATATCTGTTCCCTGTAGTCTTCCACCTTCAGGCTTAATCGCATTGGAAGTTATGTACAGCTTTAACTGAGATAGCTGGTCTTCAGTCAGTCGTGGAGGACGGCCTGTATGCTGCTTTTCTACTAAGCCTTCAACACCGTTCTTCAAATAAGTCACCACCCAGTTATTGACACTGGTACGACTGACTTTTAAATATTTGGCGATCTGAGTGCGGCTTTTTCCATCCACGAAATGAGATATAGCAAGAAGTCTCGTACGCATCCTAGCATCAGATGTTTCACGAATAAGTTTTGGGAAGTCAGAGGTCATCATATCAGCTCCTATTGAAGTTGACATTAGATCATAAAATTAGTGCGATTGGTATAAGAATGGGACTCTATCCGCCAGACACAAAAAACCCTGACATCGCTATCAGGGTTTCAAAATAAGTGGCGGAGCGGACGGGACTCGAACCCGCGACCCCCGGCGTGACAGGCCGGTATTCTAACCAACTGAACTACCGCTCCGCATTGGTTAGCTTGGTGCTAAATTAAAGCCTGGCGATGTCCTACTCTCACATGGGGAGACCCCACACTACCATCGGCGCTGTTTCGTTTCACGACTGAGTTCGGCATGGAGTCAGGTGGGTCCAAAATGCTATCGTCGCCAAGCAAATTCTTTCAATTCGAAAAGCTGATTCTCTCTCTACACAATCAAGTCTCTTAATGAGCCCTAAAACCCCTTCGGTGTTGTATGGTTAAGTCTCACGGGCAATTAGTACAGGTTAGCTCAACGCCTCACAGCGCTTACACACCCTGCCTATCAACGTTCTAGTCTCGAACAACCCTTCAGGACGCTTTAAGCGCCAGGGAGAACTCATCTCAAGGCTCGCTTCCCGCTTAGATGCTTTCAGCGGTTATCGATTCCGAACTTAGCTACCGGGCAATGCGATTGGCATCACAACCCGAACACCAGAGGTTCGTCCACTCCGGTCCTCTCGTACTAGGAGCAGCCCCTTTCAATTCTCCAACGCCCACGGCAGATAGGGACCGAACTGTCTCACGACGTTCTAAACCCAGCTCGCGTACCACTTTAAATGGCGAACAGCCATACCCTTGGGACCGACTTCAGCCCCAGGATGTGATGAGCCGACATCGAGGTGCCAAACACCGCCGTCGATATGAACTCTTGGGCGGTATCAGCCTGTTATCCCCGGAGTACCTTTTATCCGTTGAGCGATGGCCCTTCCATTCAGAACCACCGGATCACTATGACCTGCTTTCGCACCTGCTCGAGCCGTCACTCTCGCAGTTAAGCGGGCTTATGCCATTGCACTAACCTCACGATGTCCAACCGTGATTAGCCCACCTTCGTGCTCCTCCGTTACTCTTTGGGAGGAGACCGCCCCAGTCAAACTACCCACCAGGCACTGTCCTCACCCCAGATAATGGGGCCAAGTTAGAACATCAAACATACAAGGGTGGTATTTCAAGGTCGGCTCCACAATCACTAGCGTGACTGCTTCAAAGCCTCCCACCTATCCTACACATGTAGGCTCAATGTTCAGTGCCAAGCTGTAGTAAAGGTTCACGGGGTCTTTCCGTCTAGCCGCGGGTACACTGCATCTTCACAGCGATTTCAATTTCACTGAGTCTCGGGTGGAGACAGCGTGGCCATCATTACGCCATTCGTGCAGGTCGGAACTTACCCGACAAGGAATTTCGCTACCTTAGGACCGTTATAGTTACGGCCGCCGTTTACCGGGGCTTCGATCAAGAGCTTCGACCGTAGTCTAACCCCATCAATTAACCTTCCGGCACCGGGCAGGCGTCACACCGTATACGTCATCTTACGATTTTGCACAGTGCTGTGTTTTTAATAAACAGTTGCAGCCACCTGGTATCTGCGACTCTCATCAGCTCCATCCGCAAGGGACTTCACCGTCAAGAGCGTACCTTCTCCCGAAGTTACGGTACCATTTTGCCTAGTTCCTTCACCCGAGTTCTCTCAAGCGCCTTGGTATTCTCTACCCGACCACCTGTGTCGGTTTGGGGTACGATTTCTTGTGAACTGAAGCTTAGAGGCTTTTCCCGGAAGCATGGCATCAATGACTTCACATCCGTAGATGCTCGACATCGTGTCTCAGCCTATTGTAGAGCCGGATTTGCCTAACTCTACAGCCTACGCACTTGAACCTGGACGACCGTCGCCAGGCCCACCTAGCCTTCTCCGTCCCCCCATCGCATTCACAACAAGTACGGGAATATTAACCCGTTTCCCATCGACTACGCTTTTCAGCCTCGCCTTAGGGGTCGACTTACCCTGCCCCGATTAACGTTGGACAGGAACCCTTGGTCTTCCGGCGGGGAGGTTTTTCACCCCCCTTGTCGTTACTCATGTCAGCATTCGCACTTCTGATACCTCCAGCATGCTTTACAACACACCTTCAACGGCTTACAGAACGCTCCCCTACCCAATGCGATAAATCGCATTGCCGCAGCTTCGGTTTACAGCTTAGCCCCGTTACATCTTCCGCGCAGGCCGACTCGACTAGTGAGCTATTACGCTTTCTTTAAATGATGGCTGCTTCTAAGCCAACATCCTAGCTGTCTGAGCCTTCCCACATCGTTTCCCACTTAGCTGTAATTTGGGACCTTAGCTGGCGGTCTGGGTTGTTTCCCTCTCCACGACGGACGTTAGCACCCGCCGTGTGTCTCCCGGATAGTACTTACTGGTATTCGGAGTTTGCAAAGGGTTGGTAAGTCGGGATGACCCCCTAGCCTTAACAGTGCTCTACCCCCAGTAGTATTCGTCCGAGGCGCTACCTAAATAGCTTTCGGGGAGAACCAGCTATCTCCGAGTTTGATTGGCCTTTCACCCCTAGCCACAAGTCATCCGCTAATTTTTCAACATTAGTCGGTTCGGTCCTCCAGTTGATGTTACTCAACCTTCAACCTGCCCATGGCTAGATCACTCGGTTTCGGGTCTATATCCAGAGACTAAACGCGCAGTTAACACTCGCTTTCGCTACGGCTCCCCTAATCGGTTAACCTTGCCACTGAATATAAGTCGCTGACCCATTATACAAAAGGTACGCAGTCACACCACGAAGGTGCTCCTACTGCTTGTACGTACACGGTTTCAGGTTCTATTTCACTCCCCTCACAGGGGTTCTTTTCGCCTTTCCCTCACGGTACTGGTTCACTATCGGTCAGTCAGGAGTATTTAGCCTTGGAGGATGGTCCCCCCATCTTCAGACAGGATATCACGTGTCCCGCCTTACTCGTTTTCACTTCAACAACGCCTTCGGTTACGGGGCTATCACCCTCTATCGCGTGCCTTTCCAGACACTTCACCTAACGCTGTAAAAGCTTAAGGGCTACTCCGATTTCGCTCGCCGCTACTGTCGGAATCTCGGTTGATTTCTTTTCCTCGGGGTACTTAGATGTTTCAGTTCTCCCGGTTCGCCTCATCAGGCTATGTATTCACCTGATGATACATGCTGCTGCATGTGGGTTTCCCCATTCGGAAATCGTAGATTCAAGTGGCTCTTACTGCCTCATCTACGCTTATCGCAAGTTAGTACGTCCTTCATCGCCTCTGACTGCCAAGGCATCCACCGTGTACGCTTAGTCACTTAACCATACAACCCGAAGAAGTTTCGAGCTGCATTATCAGTAACCTAGGTGTC
It encodes the following:
- the typA gene encoding translational GTPase TypA; this encodes MTTPQIDKLRNIAIIAHVDHGKTTLVDKLLQQSGTLQSRGEVEERVMDSNDIEKERGITILAKNTAINWHDYHINIVDTPGHADFGGEVERIMSMVDSVLLIVDAVDGPMPQTRFVTQKAFAHGLKPIVVINKIDRPGARPDWVMDQVFDLFDNLGASDEQLDFQVVYASALNGWASLEEGETGENMEPLFQTIVDNVDSPNVDLDGALQMQISQLDYSSYVGVIGVGRVSRGTVKANQQVSVIGADGKKRNGKVGTVLGYLGLERHEVERATAGDIVAITGLGELKISDTICDVNNVEALPALSVDEPTVTMTFQVNTSPFAGKEGKYVTSRNILERLEKELVHNVALRVEQTDDPDKFRVSGRGELHLSILIENMRREGFELAVSRPEVILKEENGQLLEPFEVVTIDVMEEHQGGIMENIGMRKGELKDMSPDGKGRVRMDFAMPSRGLIGFQTEFMTLTSGSGLLYHTFDHYGPHKGGTIGQRNNGVLISNATGKALTYALFNLQERGRLFAEHADEVYEGQIIGIHNRSNDLTVNCLKGKQLTNVRASGTDEAQVLSPAIKFTLEQAIEFIDDDELVEVTPASIRIRKRHLTENDRKRAYRGGK
- the dtd gene encoding D-aminoacyl-tRNA deacylase yields the protein MIALIQRVSEASVTVDGSVVGNIGQGLLVLLGVEKDDDEAKAKRLVERVTTYRVFEDEQGKMNLNVQQIGGKVLVVSQFTLPADTKKGTRAGFSRGAAPADAERLYDYFAEQCTSVLPTERGRFAADMKVALVNDGPVTFWLQV
- a CDS encoding bifunctional GNAT family N-acetyltransferase/hotdog fold thioesterase; translated protein: MFKIISPQTENQLSKYYLFRWQMLREPWHLPLGSERDEYDPMSHHRMIVDSRGRPMAVGRLYITPDCEGQIRYMAVKANRRSRGMGSLLLVTLESLARQEGAKRLVCNAREDAIAFYEKNGFERRGELSDERGPVRHQQMVKTLDPMANVQRKPQWCSELQERWENQIPISEKMGIKINQYTGYQFECYAPMNPNINPHNTMFAGSAFTLATLTGWGMAWLLMRERNLYGDIVMADSHIRYRLPICDNPLAVTSLDDISGDLDRLESGRKARIIVNVTIKSGDKPAVQFVGTYMLIPNYKSLIGR
- a CDS encoding virulence factor BrkB family protein produces the protein MNTKQIIDTGVVFSRYLWRRVIHDRIQVNAGYLAYISLLSFVPMVAVLLSVLSAFSAFNDAGEVIQTFVITHFLPAAGEAVNQALHDFVSNTSKMTALGGLFLFVVALTLISNIDKMLNYIWRVDQKRRWVFSFSMYWMVLTLGPLLVGASLAVTSYITSLNLVSNETFHGFSQWVLRRLPFLLSFAAFTGLYVLVPNKKVKLGHALSGALVAALLFEISKAGFAAYITHFPSYQLIYGALAAIPILFIWVYFSWLIVLLGAEVTAALGEYESWQADMLKSEQSADNGGEKGRHCDRTDSESK
- the glnA gene encoding glutamate--ammonia ligase; this encodes MSVENVLSLIQENEVKFVDLRFTDTKGKEQHVSIPAHQIDADFFEEGKMFDGSSIAGWKGINESDMVLMPDASTAVLDPFTEDSTLNIRCDILEPATMQGYDRDPRSIAQRAEEYMRSTGIADTVLFGPEPEFFLFDDVKYSTSMSGSFYKIDDIEAAWNTGSEIEGGNKGHRPGIKGGYFPVAPVDSSQDIRSAMCLIMEEMGLVVEAHHHEVATAGQNEIACRFNTMTQKADEIQIYKYVVHNVAHAFGKTATFMPKPLVGDNGSGMHCHQSLAKDGVNLFAGDKYGGLSETALFYIGGIIKHARAINAFANASTNSYKRLVPGFEAPVMLAYSARNRSASIRIPVVPSPKGRRIEVRFPDPTANPYLAFAAMLMAGLDGIKNKIHPGDSADKDLYDLPAEEAAQIPTVAESFQQALEALDADREFLTAGGVFSDDFIDSYITLKSDDVTRINMTTHPLEFDMYYSV